One segment of Fimbriimonadales bacterium DNA contains the following:
- a CDS encoding prolyl oligopeptidase family serine peptidase — protein sequence MRWIATLCILFLSSAFAEQADELHLYDLFPKKSYFGKTARNIAWSYDDRYVAYLWNPYDVKGWDIWLYDTKTGKSKRITSIELMANFDRDIPKIIERYKKEKEEEEKRKKLSREERRQLEREDDLKEEKRRKEEEKDPDKERQLDYNGISSFVWANKKHEILFEYRGDIFRYTIGDELPKQLTKTQERESNPKYTKDDSGFYLQRSTGVFKCRFDSPEILQLNPKLPKNMSMGDYKLSPDESYILIESGRSTGPERQVTYITYRERFAEARTTGRGVADDTFKWESYMFIYDLNDDPKKNPKHDGKPWQIYYHPAGEEYAAVSMHEEPWSEDSKKVVFATWKRDKQEIEIIVADVEKKKVETVFKELHSGGPDTHFYIQPFFTPDGKKIVALLETSGYRHPWLIDPMTKGATQITKGEFEVYHRKISKDGNTLYVTSWKEHSSRNDIYAVNMANGEMKKLTERVGSYGEPEFSHDMKKIATSFKSWNALSELYVINPGHETPITSGSHSEEFWKLNKITPELFEYKNRHGHTIRGIIYHPPGWKKTDKRPLMIYVYGGPLGTAKDVINGNFNLFNMYLAYKHGYVTVSIDPRGMSGYGALFERANWEAPGVAQVEDLTDGVKYLIENHGVDPEKVGINGWSFGGFQTLMCMLTAPDVFKLGIAGAGPTEWQNYNTWYTGNVIGKWKPDKKDEAELERHSILKYAKNLRGPLLLLHGVEDTNVLFQDTVKMYQAFLRAGKGPLVELVIDPTGGHGLGGDIKTVDRLEIYEAFLMKHWGSYKQGGTERGETVW from the coding sequence ATGCGATGGATAGCCACTCTTTGCATTCTCTTTCTCAGCTCCGCTTTCGCCGAGCAGGCTGATGAACTGCACCTCTACGACCTCTTTCCCAAGAAGAGTTATTTCGGCAAGACAGCCCGCAACATCGCCTGGTCTTACGACGACCGGTATGTCGCCTATCTCTGGAACCCCTACGACGTGAAGGGATGGGATATCTGGCTCTACGACACAAAGACGGGGAAGAGCAAGAGAATCACCTCGATAGAACTCATGGCGAATTTCGATAGGGATATTCCGAAAATCATCGAGCGCTACAAAAAAGAAAAAGAGGAAGAGGAAAAACGGAAGAAACTTTCGCGCGAAGAACGTCGACAACTCGAGCGTGAAGACGACTTGAAAGAGGAAAAACGAAGAAAAGAGGAAGAAAAAGACCCCGACAAAGAGCGACAACTCGATTACAACGGCATCAGCAGTTTCGTTTGGGCGAACAAAAAGCACGAAATTTTGTTCGAATATCGAGGAGACATTTTCCGCTACACGATCGGAGACGAGTTGCCGAAACAACTTACGAAAACGCAAGAGCGCGAATCGAATCCTAAATATACGAAAGACGACAGCGGTTTTTATTTGCAAAGAAGCACCGGCGTTTTCAAATGCCGCTTCGATAGTCCGGAAATCTTGCAGCTCAATCCGAAACTTCCCAAGAACATGAGCATGGGAGACTACAAGTTATCTCCCGACGAGTCATACATATTGATCGAGTCGGGAAGATCTACGGGTCCTGAAAGGCAAGTTACCTACATCACTTATCGAGAACGATTCGCAGAGGCGAGAACTACCGGACGCGGTGTCGCAGACGACACTTTCAAATGGGAATCGTATATGTTTATTTACGATTTGAACGACGATCCGAAAAAGAATCCCAAACATGACGGAAAGCCATGGCAGATTTATTATCATCCCGCCGGTGAAGAATACGCAGCGGTGAGCATGCACGAAGAACCATGGTCGGAAGACTCGAAAAAAGTCGTATTCGCAACGTGGAAACGTGACAAACAAGAAATCGAAATCATCGTGGCAGACGTGGAAAAGAAAAAAGTCGAGACGGTTTTCAAAGAACTGCACTCAGGCGGACCGGACACGCATTTTTACATTCAGCCATTTTTCACACCGGATGGAAAGAAAATCGTCGCTCTGCTCGAAACCAGCGGCTATCGGCACCCTTGGCTGATAGACCCGATGACGAAAGGCGCCACGCAAATCACGAAAGGAGAATTCGAAGTTTATCATCGAAAAATTTCGAAGGATGGCAACACGCTTTATGTAACTTCATGGAAGGAGCACTCTTCTCGCAACGATATCTATGCCGTGAACATGGCAAATGGAGAAATGAAAAAACTTACAGAGCGTGTTGGCAGTTATGGAGAGCCTGAGTTCAGTCATGACATGAAAAAAATCGCAACTTCCTTCAAATCCTGGAATGCCTTGAGTGAACTATATGTGATTAATCCAGGACACGAAACTCCCATTACGAGCGGTTCACATTCCGAAGAATTTTGGAAACTCAACAAAATCACTCCGGAACTTTTCGAATACAAAAACCGACATGGACATACGATTCGCGGCATCATTTATCACCCCCCCGGATGGAAGAAAACGGACAAACGTCCTCTGATGATTTACGTGTATGGTGGTCCGCTCGGAACCGCGAAGGATGTGATCAATGGGAATTTCAACTTATTCAACATGTATCTTGCCTACAAACACGGATATGTCACCGTTTCGATAGACCCACGTGGAATGTCGGGGTACGGTGCTCTTTTCGAAAGAGCGAATTGGGAGGCACCCGGAGTGGCGCAAGTAGAGGACTTGACCGATGGAGTCAAATATCTCATCGAGAATCATGGCGTAGACCCAGAGAAAGTTGGAATCAACGGATGGTCATTCGGTGGATTTCAAACGTTGATGTGCATGCTGACCGCTCCGGATGTTTTCAAATTGGGAATTGCCGGTGCTGGCCCGACTGAGTGGCAAAATTACAACACTTGGTACACGGGAAACGTAATCGGAAAATGGAAGCCGGATAAAAAAGACGAAGCGGAATTAGAAAGGCATTCGATTTTGAAATACGCGAAGAATTTGCGCGGACCTTTGCTTCTTTTGCATGGTGTAGAAGACACGAACGTGCTTTTTCAAGACACGGTAAAGATGTACCAAGCATTCCTGCGCGCTGGCAAAGGACCGTTAGTCGAACTCGTCATAGACCCCACAGGCGGTCATGGCCTCGGGGGGGACATTAAAACGGTAGATAGGCTGGAGATTTACGAAGCATTTTTGATGAAACACTGGGGAAGTTATAAACAGGGGGGGACAGAGCGAGGGGAAACCGTTTGGTAG
- a CDS encoding Xaa-Pro peptidase family protein has product MNSLRKDRLERFQRLLAEAGFDAYFASSTVTMGYLADFFEGGGERMLLMAIPAKGEPAMIVPELSATHAQKTGIRDIRTWKDGEDPDALFERLAIEWGLQTSVIAVDDEMPANYLLRMQQALPAALFKCGGDISAQLRKRKDPEELALMRKAAEIADAAFDEILKNIKVGMTEKQVARIILEAMSERGGIPTFCIVAAGANGAEPHHDTSEDVIREGDIVVMDWGCMVSHYLSDITRTIAVGKASDEAKKIYEIVYKAHMSARSATRPGKRCEEIDEAARKVIEEAGYGKYFVHRTGHGIGIQGHEPPHIVKGSKSLLEPGQCFTVEPGIYLPGKFGVRIENVVTVTENGHESLNAEPPDTLIELDV; this is encoded by the coding sequence ATGAATTCCCTCAGAAAGGATAGGCTCGAAAGATTTCAACGTCTGCTTGCAGAAGCCGGCTTCGACGCCTATTTCGCCTCCTCTACCGTAACGATGGGCTATTTGGCGGATTTCTTCGAGGGAGGAGGAGAGCGGATGCTCCTGATGGCGATTCCCGCAAAAGGTGAACCGGCGATGATTGTGCCCGAACTCAGTGCAACTCATGCACAAAAAACCGGCATACGGGACATTCGGACATGGAAAGACGGCGAAGACCCCGACGCGCTATTCGAAAGGTTGGCAATCGAATGGGGATTGCAAACCAGCGTCATTGCGGTAGATGACGAGATGCCTGCGAATTATCTTCTTCGCATGCAACAAGCGTTACCGGCTGCGCTTTTTAAATGTGGGGGGGATATCTCCGCGCAACTTCGAAAACGAAAAGACCCGGAAGAATTGGCACTCATGCGCAAAGCAGCGGAAATCGCCGATGCGGCTTTCGACGAGATTCTGAAAAATATAAAGGTCGGAATGACGGAGAAGCAGGTAGCGCGCATTATTTTGGAGGCGATGTCGGAAAGGGGGGGGATACCTACGTTTTGCATTGTCGCCGCGGGAGCGAACGGTGCAGAACCGCATCACGACACTTCCGAAGACGTCATTCGAGAGGGAGACATAGTGGTCATGGACTGGGGATGTATGGTGAGTCATTATTTGAGCGACATCACACGAACAATAGCCGTCGGTAAGGCGAGCGACGAAGCGAAGAAAATTTATGAAATTGTTTACAAGGCGCATATGTCAGCTCGTTCTGCTACTCGACCCGGGAAACGCTGCGAAGAGATAGACGAAGCGGCTCGAAAGGTCATCGAAGAAGCAGGCTATGGAAAGTATTTTGTTCATCGCACCGGACATGGAATCGGAATTCAAGGACACGAGCCCCCCCACATCGTAAAGGGAAGCAAGTCATTGTTAGAACCCGGGCAATGTTTTACTGTAGAGCCAGGAATTTATTTGCCGGGGAAATTCGGAGTGAGAATCGAGAATGTCGTTACCGTTACGGAAAATGGGCACGAATCATTGAATGCCGAGCCGCCCGATACCCTTATCGAGCTCGATGTTTGA
- the rnc gene encoding ribonuclease III: protein MKDRPDVPIKNEALLRQALRHRSVTDSVCDSYERLEFFGDSVLGMIIAQYLYEQHPDWDQGTLSKAKATVVQEAPLAQAAKRLKLEKYIEVSPAEGPGGKERPSILSDVFEALVGALYIDQGLAATRWFVLEHLHDVLEQVARGDIATTDYKSRLQEITQARWKTTPVYQLVRENGEAHEKWFEVVVILENEIMGTGRGRSKKEAEQLAAREAIELITRAEAARAARTEE, encoded by the coding sequence TTGAAAGACCGTCCCGACGTTCCTATCAAAAACGAAGCGCTTCTTCGACAAGCGCTGCGACACCGTTCCGTTACCGATTCCGTTTGCGATTCTTACGAACGTTTGGAATTTTTCGGAGACTCTGTTTTGGGAATGATTATCGCGCAATATCTTTACGAGCAACATCCCGATTGGGATCAGGGCACACTGAGCAAAGCGAAGGCGACGGTCGTGCAAGAAGCCCCCCTCGCTCAAGCAGCAAAAAGATTGAAGTTAGAAAAATATATAGAAGTGTCTCCAGCAGAAGGTCCGGGGGGGAAAGAAAGGCCTTCCATTTTGTCTGATGTGTTCGAAGCGCTCGTAGGTGCTTTGTATATCGACCAAGGACTTGCGGCTACACGATGGTTCGTACTCGAGCATCTTCACGATGTTTTAGAGCAAGTAGCAAGAGGAGATATTGCAACGACGGACTATAAATCCCGTCTGCAAGAAATCACGCAAGCTCGTTGGAAAACGACACCGGTATATCAACTAGTGAGAGAAAACGGCGAAGCACACGAAAAATGGTTCGAGGTCGTTGTGATCTTGGAAAACGAAATCATGGGAACCGGTAGAGGGCGCAGCAAGAAAGAAGCAGAACAACTAGCCGCGAGGGAGGCTATCGAACTCATCACACGCGCAGAAGCAGCGCGTGCAGCTCGAACGGAAGAGTAA
- a CDS encoding uracil-DNA glycosylase: MTKQQALAQIAKRIARCKECKYHPKQKPVPGEGNPDAKVMFIGEAPGSKENETGRPFVGRAGKFLEEFLHSIGLKREDVFITNVVKYQPPNNRPPTKREIQRQLPFLKEEIAIVSPLLICLLGSTALNALLPEIRKPISKLHGRLIEKDNRFFLPLYHPISPVPKRTFLKDFAKIPEYLKKIEAKQ, from the coding sequence ATGACAAAGCAACAAGCATTGGCGCAAATTGCGAAGCGAATAGCGAGATGCAAAGAATGCAAATATCATCCGAAGCAAAAGCCCGTTCCCGGGGAAGGCAATCCCGATGCAAAAGTCATGTTCATTGGGGAAGCGCCTGGGAGCAAAGAGAATGAAACGGGACGCCCCTTCGTCGGCCGCGCAGGTAAATTTTTGGAAGAATTCCTGCATTCGATCGGGTTAAAAAGAGAAGACGTTTTCATTACCAACGTCGTCAAATATCAACCACCGAACAATCGCCCCCCCACGAAGCGTGAAATCCAGCGTCAACTCCCCTTCCTGAAAGAAGAAATTGCTATAGTTTCACCTTTGCTCATCTGCCTTTTAGGCAGTACGGCGCTAAACGCTCTCCTTCCAGAAATTCGCAAACCCATCTCTAAACTTCACGGGCGACTCATCGAAAAAGACAATCGTTTTTTTCTACCGCTTTATCATCCTATCTCTCCCGTTCCCAAACGAACATTCCTAAAAGACTTCGCAAAGATTCCCGAGTATTTGAAAAAAATCGAAGCTAAGCAATAA
- a CDS encoding rhodanese-like domain-containing protein, translating to MILKRFYEEKLAQASYLVGCSSTKEAIVIDANRDVDQYLQEATKEGLRITAVTETHIHADYVSGSRELAERTGGRLFLSGEGDAEWQYAFPERENLVLVKHGDVIDVGKLRLEVLHTPGHTPEHISFLTRDLSVSDKPLCVFTGDFVFVGDVGRPDLLERAANYKGTMEVGARALFESLQKFQTNPDYLMIFPGHGAGSACGKSLGAIPVSTLGYEKYSNWAFSIPESKKFVEMILEGQPEPPKYFAQMKKINKLGPPILGGLRIPPRLPGDRLFEILEKDELLVDIRSAGEAALGFVPGAFNIPLDESFTTWAGWLLDYEKPIYLLANAEEDVSEAVRDLTLIGLDDVRGWLGKDALRAYERRYVALEIVPQITAEQMYQRYQSKEVEILDVRGASEYRMGHIPGARHVPLGYLAEHVAEIPKDKPLVVHCSGGARSSIGISVLRKLGFKNTINLTGGFMEYEAEGLPVEREEKAEIGV from the coding sequence ATGATTTTAAAACGCTTTTACGAAGAGAAGCTTGCCCAAGCGAGTTATTTAGTGGGGTGCTCTTCTACGAAAGAGGCGATTGTCATTGATGCGAATCGAGATGTAGACCAGTACCTTCAAGAGGCGACGAAAGAAGGTCTACGCATTACTGCTGTCACCGAAACGCACATTCATGCGGATTACGTTTCGGGAAGCCGTGAACTCGCCGAACGAACGGGGGGGCGGTTGTTTTTGAGCGGTGAGGGAGATGCAGAGTGGCAGTACGCTTTTCCTGAACGAGAAAATCTCGTTTTAGTGAAGCATGGCGATGTTATCGATGTAGGGAAACTGCGCTTGGAAGTCCTCCACACACCTGGGCATACTCCGGAGCACATTTCCTTTTTGACGAGAGACCTGTCGGTTTCTGATAAACCGCTTTGCGTTTTCACGGGAGATTTCGTATTCGTCGGAGACGTTGGTAGACCGGATTTATTGGAGCGTGCCGCGAATTATAAAGGCACGATGGAGGTGGGGGCACGAGCGTTGTTCGAATCGTTGCAAAAATTTCAGACCAACCCGGATTATTTGATGATTTTCCCAGGGCATGGAGCCGGAAGCGCATGCGGAAAGAGTTTAGGAGCAATTCCCGTCAGCACATTGGGATACGAAAAATATTCCAACTGGGCATTTTCCATTCCTGAATCGAAAAAGTTTGTAGAAATGATTTTAGAGGGACAGCCAGAGCCTCCGAAGTATTTCGCGCAGATGAAGAAAATCAACAAACTCGGTCCTCCGATTCTGGGGGGGCTGCGTATCCCGCCGAGGTTACCGGGTGACAGGCTTTTCGAGATTTTGGAGAAGGATGAACTCCTCGTGGACATACGTTCGGCAGGTGAAGCCGCTTTAGGTTTCGTTCCGGGGGCATTCAATATCCCTTTGGACGAATCGTTCACAACATGGGCAGGATGGCTTTTGGATTACGAAAAACCGATTTATTTACTCGCGAATGCCGAGGAGGACGTTTCCGAAGCCGTGCGAGATTTGACCTTGATCGGGCTCGACGATGTACGAGGTTGGCTCGGGAAAGATGCTTTACGCGCATACGAAAGACGTTATGTCGCTTTGGAGATTGTTCCGCAGATTACGGCAGAGCAAATGTATCAGCGCTACCAATCAAAAGAGGTGGAAATCTTAGACGTACGGGGGGCGAGCGAGTATCGAATGGGTCATATTCCGGGAGCGCGCCATGTCCCGTTGGGATATTTGGCGGAACACGTAGCGGAAATTCCTAAAGATAAACCTCTCGTCGTCCACTGTTCAGGGGGGGCGCGTTCTTCGATCGGAATTAGCGTTTTGAGAAAATTGGGCTTTAAAAATACAATTAATTTGACGGGAGGTTTCATGGAATATGAAGCAGAGGGACTTCCCGTAGAGAGAGAAGAGAAGGCCGAAATCGGGGTTTGA
- a CDS encoding DUF6777 domain-containing protein, whose translation MMWNKGKLLWVVFSTLMAGTLFAQMPPGAFLVRPAYSKAALINQVRNEPKVMESLMRHFQMTEDEVISMLRTLKLETLKEDIYVQQAGVSATTGELRLHKAKVKKGTKVWVDKNGNPVLVANCGNPVARYDKASAPSIEPVLGGGAAERPLEAGGGIVEEMYQTTLLEPLLPEAPRVEFVTVPTPEEIVSEGGMGEAPFLPALGLLPSLLLAFDTGGGIIPEPGTIFILSAGMGLLALRLKRKK comes from the coding sequence ATGATGTGGAATAAAGGAAAGTTGCTCTGGGTCGTTTTTTCGACCCTAATGGCCGGGACGCTATTCGCGCAAATGCCACCCGGTGCTTTTTTGGTGCGTCCTGCTTATTCGAAAGCGGCGCTTATTAATCAGGTTCGTAATGAACCTAAGGTCATGGAAAGCCTTATGCGTCACTTCCAGATGACGGAAGACGAGGTAATTTCCATGCTTCGCACGCTGAAACTCGAAACCCTTAAAGAGGATATCTATGTGCAGCAAGCCGGAGTGTCCGCGACAACAGGCGAACTTCGACTCCATAAGGCGAAAGTCAAAAAGGGAACGAAGGTGTGGGTAGATAAAAACGGCAATCCAGTTCTTGTCGCGAATTGCGGAAATCCAGTAGCGCGCTATGACAAGGCGTCAGCACCCTCCATCGAACCGGTTTTGGGTGGTGGGGCGGCAGAAAGACCACTCGAAGCAGGTGGGGGAATCGTCGAGGAAATGTATCAAACCACACTTCTCGAACCTCTCCTGCCGGAAGCCCCCCGAGTAGAATTCGTAACAGTCCCCACACCAGAGGAAATCGTTAGCGAAGGTGGAATGGGAGAAGCGCCCTTTTTGCCTGCTTTAGGACTCTTGCCTAGTTTGCTTCTCGCGTTCGACACAGGTGGGGGAATCATTCCAGAACCCGGAACGATTTTCATTTTGAGCGCAGGAATGGGATTGTTGGCTCTCCGCTTGAAAAGAAAAAAATAA
- a CDS encoding pyridoxal phosphate-dependent aminotransferase, which translates to MFANRVKQIAPSPTLALGAKVRAMRAQGKDVISFAMGEPDFPTPEPICEEAIRAIREGFTHYTDSRGTLELREEISRKLLEENHIHASPDQIVVSCGAKHALFNALMAICNPGDEVILLAPCWMTYREQAILAGAVPVVVETPAQNQYLPVFEDIQRAITPRTKAIIINSPCNPTGAVFPRNTLKEIASLALRHGFFIISDEIYEKHIYDGNSHTSIASLSQEVAKQTITINGVSKSFAMTGWRIGYASAPLDIAEAMATIQDQVTSNPSGISQKAALAALRLDSKLIHKMLQDFDSRRCFMAEELASVSGAKFCLPKGAFYIFAEFDGAIGNKIKNDIELVNYLLENYEVACIPGSVFEGPGKLRLTYALPHEQIREGIQRLSEGIRSLN; encoded by the coding sequence GTGTTCGCAAATCGAGTAAAGCAAATTGCTCCTTCGCCAACGCTCGCTTTGGGTGCAAAAGTCCGTGCAATGCGAGCGCAAGGAAAAGATGTCATTAGTTTCGCAATGGGTGAACCGGATTTCCCTACGCCCGAACCGATTTGCGAAGAAGCGATTCGAGCAATCCGCGAGGGGTTCACCCACTATACCGACAGCCGAGGAACGCTCGAACTCAGAGAAGAAATCTCCCGAAAACTTCTCGAGGAAAATCACATTCATGCCTCTCCGGACCAAATCGTTGTATCTTGCGGTGCGAAGCATGCGCTTTTCAATGCTTTGATGGCGATTTGCAACCCTGGTGACGAGGTTATTCTCCTTGCGCCTTGTTGGATGACCTATCGTGAGCAAGCCATTCTCGCAGGGGCAGTTCCTGTAGTCGTCGAAACGCCCGCACAAAATCAATACCTTCCAGTCTTCGAAGACATCCAGCGAGCGATCACTCCTCGGACAAAGGCGATTATTATCAATTCGCCGTGCAATCCTACCGGAGCAGTCTTCCCGCGCAACACATTGAAAGAAATTGCATCCCTCGCTCTCCGTCATGGCTTTTTCATCATCAGCGATGAAATTTATGAAAAACACATTTACGATGGAAATTCCCACACGAGCATAGCATCACTGAGTCAAGAGGTAGCCAAACAAACGATAACGATAAACGGAGTCAGCAAGTCTTTCGCTATGACGGGCTGGAGAATCGGTTATGCTTCCGCACCATTAGACATCGCAGAAGCTATGGCGACTATTCAAGACCAAGTGACGAGCAATCCCTCGGGCATTTCGCAAAAGGCTGCTTTGGCAGCATTGAGATTAGATTCGAAACTTATTCATAAAATGCTCCAAGATTTCGATTCGCGAAGATGTTTCATGGCAGAAGAATTGGCATCGGTATCTGGAGCAAAATTCTGCTTGCCCAAAGGAGCCTTTTACATTTTTGCGGAATTCGACGGCGCAATCGGAAACAAAATCAAAAACGATATCGAACTCGTGAATTACTTATTAGAAAATTACGAAGTCGCATGCATACCCGGTTCTGTATTCGAAGGACCGGGGAAATTACGCTTAACTTATGCATTGCCTCACGAACAAATTCGTGAAGGAATTCAAAGACTCTCGGAAGGTATACGTTCCCTGAATTGA
- a CDS encoding DUF4127 family protein: protein MISLVICAIGLLGGAIGTMPYVVMVPLDSRPATAQHPEMLASVAGVKVVSPPKELLGRFTIPGKSDFIVEWLSNQDYKDAQALIVSADMLCYGGLVESRLPTVSTRLADIRLDVLRKIRKQNPRLPIYVYASLMRTTPTATKANEEWRVWLSRYVALKEKHYLMGLPEQRVKLENIETKIPEDHLERYFAARARNVEVSKILIDEVKKGVISYLVIGTDDSLDYGPQRKERWELRKYAEEKEVLERAEFCEGVDQLPLVLLSRLFCARHGWTPRVFLQVSNPANLSKAGSYETIPLAASIRQQVIMAGGEMTTKKEEAQYVLYLHLPQTSDNQRQIFLYMLKRDLRKGFPAALVDINFDAQAAGDAALMNPILFERDFSKLTAYSSWNTPANSLGTAVAHAHVILLARKIFPNALEREVAHYRYLLMRLVSDYGYARMIRPEAYRMLEEQAQKTHQVENGEALRNTEKWVAEKTKELLREYFEKQFLGTVIQDGEKRYELRDVENISVTLPWPRAFECEMKFEITASMLDK from the coding sequence GTGATTTCTTTAGTCATTTGCGCGATTGGTCTTTTAGGAGGGGCTATAGGAACCATGCCTTATGTCGTGATGGTTCCGTTGGATTCACGCCCTGCGACTGCGCAACATCCCGAGATGCTCGCTTCCGTCGCGGGCGTAAAGGTCGTTTCGCCGCCAAAAGAATTACTTGGTCGTTTCACGATTCCGGGAAAGAGCGATTTCATCGTGGAATGGTTGTCGAATCAGGATTATAAAGATGCACAAGCGCTCATCGTAAGTGCGGACATGTTGTGTTATGGTGGGCTCGTGGAATCGCGCTTGCCGACGGTTTCCACGAGGCTTGCCGACATTCGTCTCGATGTTCTGCGCAAGATACGAAAGCAGAATCCTCGTTTGCCTATTTATGTTTATGCGTCCCTGATGCGCACGACCCCGACGGCTACGAAGGCTAACGAAGAGTGGCGAGTCTGGCTCAGTCGTTATGTGGCGTTGAAAGAAAAACATTATTTGATGGGATTACCAGAGCAGAGGGTCAAATTGGAAAATATCGAAACGAAAATTCCCGAAGACCATTTAGAAAGATATTTTGCAGCGCGCGCAAGAAATGTCGAAGTCAGCAAAATCCTCATTGACGAAGTGAAAAAAGGTGTTATTTCTTATTTGGTGATTGGTACGGATGACTCTTTGGATTACGGACCTCAAAGAAAGGAGCGGTGGGAGTTGAGAAAGTACGCAGAGGAAAAAGAAGTTTTAGAGCGAGCGGAATTTTGCGAAGGAGTAGACCAATTGCCCCTCGTTTTGTTGAGCAGGTTATTTTGCGCACGTCATGGCTGGACTCCCCGCGTCTTCTTGCAAGTTTCGAATCCAGCGAATCTTTCGAAAGCGGGAAGCTACGAAACGATACCTCTCGCAGCGTCCATTCGCCAGCAAGTGATTATGGCGGGGGGGGAGATGACGACGAAAAAAGAGGAAGCGCAGTATGTTTTGTATCTCCATTTGCCACAAACGTCGGATAATCAACGCCAGATTTTTTTGTATATGCTCAAACGGGATTTGCGCAAAGGTTTTCCTGCCGCCTTGGTGGATATCAATTTCGATGCGCAAGCCGCTGGGGACGCGGCATTGATGAACCCGATTCTTTTCGAACGAGACTTTTCGAAATTGACTGCGTATTCCTCCTGGAATACTCCAGCGAATAGTCTTGGCACGGCAGTAGCACACGCGCATGTGATATTGCTTGCGAGGAAAATTTTCCCGAATGCATTGGAAAGAGAAGTTGCGCATTACCGTTATTTACTGATGAGACTCGTGAGCGATTACGGATATGCGAGGATGATTCGACCGGAAGCCTATCGGATGCTCGAGGAGCAAGCGCAGAAAACGCATCAAGTCGAAAACGGGGAAGCGCTCAGGAACACTGAAAAATGGGTTGCCGAAAAGACTAAGGAACTGTTGAGAGAGTATTTCGAAAAACAATTTTTAGGAACGGTGATTCAGGACGGGGAAAAACGGTACGAGCTCCGTGACGTCGAGAATATTTCCGTGACGCTTCCCTGGCCCAGGGCGTTCGAGTGCGAAATGAAATTCGAAATCACTGCATCTATGCTTGATAAGTAG
- a CDS encoding rhodanese-like domain-containing protein, which produces MNRSMITLTPNELANMIQQGEPIQVVDVRSPSEFASGHIPTAINIPMDEVEARLSDLNPNERLVLVCQMGDRASITCELLRDKRSDAKVLEGGTDAWASAGHEIVRSTRTRWSIERQVRLTVGLLILLFSSLAIFVHPFWVFGTMFFGAGLTFAGLTNFCGMAALYSLMPWNRPASPRKETQKLGAA; this is translated from the coding sequence ATGAATCGAAGCATGATTACTCTCACCCCGAACGAACTTGCGAACATGATACAGCAGGGAGAACCGATACAGGTCGTGGACGTTCGCTCACCGAGCGAGTTTGCATCGGGGCATATTCCTACCGCGATTAACATCCCCATGGATGAAGTCGAAGCCCGCTTGAGCGACTTGAACCCGAACGAGCGATTGGTTCTAGTCTGCCAAATGGGGGATAGGGCTTCGATTACTTGCGAACTGTTGCGAGATAAGCGAAGCGATGCCAAAGTGCTCGAAGGCGGGACCGATGCGTGGGCTTCGGCTGGGCACGAAATCGTCAGAAGCACGCGTACTCGTTGGAGTATCGAACGTCAGGTACGGCTTACCGTTGGTCTTTTGATTTTGCTTTTTTCTTCCTTGGCTATTTTTGTTCATCCGTTTTGGGTCTTCGGGACGATGTTTTTCGGAGCGGGATTGACGTTCGCTGGACTCACGAACTTTTGCGGAATGGCAGCGCTATATTCGCTGATGCCTTGGAATCGTCCAGCCTCTCCCCGGAAAGAAACGCAAAAACTCGGAGCAGCGTAA